In the genome of Amyelois transitella isolate CPQ chromosome 25, ilAmyTran1.1, whole genome shotgun sequence, one region contains:
- the LOC106137450 gene encoding fez family zinc finger protein erm-like, with translation MQPFQTTERPDGPREPSPDRAKSPDTPTAPVLNFSIARLMEPDRKKSVSPEPPHHPGFLSYGAQLLDSAFKQYIPAARRQLVSHYPLLYYGPDLVSLTYAHQLHLPRPPAPTSPVQRPQSPRAPAADHAVSSTTGPTPSPAKNKSFACGDCGKVFNAHYNLTRHMPVHTGARPFVCKICGKGFRQASTLCRHKIIHTSEKPHKCLTCGKAFNRSSTLNTHARIHAGYKPFVCEFCGKGFHQKGNYKNHRLTHSGEKAYKCNICNKAFHQIYNLTFHMHTHNERKPFTCSICAKGFCRNFDLKKHTRKLHLGAGGSNNGDSSLDTQDESTQEAAPSPAEEVSRAAFRPFLGSSYPRLLDPSRMTAPNTFFSKLL, from the coding sequence ATGCAGCCGTTCCAGACGACCGAGCGGCCGGACGGGCCCCGGGAGCCCTCCCCGGACCGCGCCAAGTCCCCGGACACGCCCACCGCCCCCGTCCTCAACTTCTCCATAGCTCGGCTCATGGAACCCGACAGAAAGAAGTCCGTCTCACCCGAACCTCCTCACCATCCAGGCTTCCTTTCTTACGGAGCCCAACTCCTGGACTCAGCCTTCAAGCAGTACATCCCAGCGGCCAGAAGACAACTAGTCtcacactaccctcttctgtATTACGGGCCCGATCTAGTCTCTTTAACGTATGCCCATCAACTACACTTACCCAGACCTCCAGCTCCGACATCACCGGTCCAAAGGCCTCAAAGTCCTAGGGCTCCGGCGGCAGACCATGCTGTATCGTCCACCACAGGGCCGACTCCATCTCCAGCGAAAAACAAGAGCTTCGCTTGTGGGGATTGTGGCAAAGTCTTCAACGCTCATTATAATTTAACGAGGCACATGCCAGTCCATACTGGAGCGAGACCTTTCGTCTGCAAGATATGTGGCAAAGGGTTCAGACAGGCATCTACTCTGTGCAGACATAAGATTATCCATACATCGGAGAAGCCACATAAATGCCTCACTTGTGGAAAAGCGTTCAACCGCTCCTCGACACTGAACACCCATGCTCGGATCCACGCGGGTTACAAACCCTTCGTCTGCGAATTCTGCGGCAAGGGATTTCACCAAAAGGGCAATTACAAGAACCATAGACTCACCCACAGCGGGGAGAAGGCTTATAAATGCAACATTTGCAATAAAGCCTTCCATCAGATCTACAATCTGACGTTCCACATGCACACACACAACGAGAGAAAACCGTTCACTTGTAGTATATGCGCGAAAGGTTTCTGCAGGAATTTTGATTTGAAGAAGCATACGAGGAAGTTGCATTTAGGCGCTGGTGGGTCCAATAATGGCGATTCCTCTTTGGACACACAAGACGAGTCCACACAGGAAGCCGCTCCAAGTCCAGCAGAAGAGGTCAGTAGAGCCGCTTTCCGCCCCTTCTTGGGGTCTTCTTACCCTCGTCTTTTGGACCCGTCCCGGATGACAGCTCCCAACACGTTCTTCTCCAAGCTGTTGTGA